The following DNA comes from Lonchura striata isolate bLonStr1 chromosome 4, bLonStr1.mat, whole genome shotgun sequence.
AACAGTTCAAGCAAGCAACCAAAATGTGTTGCAACAGAAAGGTAGGTCTGATTCCCAAATAATTTATGTTACATATATACAAACTTTTTAAAACTACAAACATTTAAAGAAAGTGTTGCAAATGCATTTGAGTTTTTCTTAAGCTGCTAAACCCAAGAGAACATCAGAGTCTCAGAAAAGCTCCAGTATTCAGACCATGACAATACATGATTTCTCTCTTATATAGCATTAGGCAAGCCCAGTACAGTATCTAAAAAACCACACATTTTCCCTAACCCTGAAAAACCCCAGAACATAGCCCTGCAGACGAATATTCACAAGCCCCCACTGCTGTCTGCAACAAAGCTATGGACTGACTGCTGTTTATAAATATGAGCATCGAGTGATGTTTTTACATGAATTGTTTGTCTTTCAAAAACAATCTTTTAGtatcttttcttcttaaaaaaataatcttattttGATACCTCATATTATATTAATTCACTGTGTCATAAACCAGAACTACTAAAACATTGCTATAAAGCTATGCTGTTCCATCAAGTGAACATCAAGTGAAAAGATACAGCTCTCCTTCACCAAGGACTACAGGCTGCCCTCAAATACGTGCACCTCCTTTCAGAGAATCCATGGGAGATCCAAGCATCTTTTGCCTTGAGAACTGGCCACTTGAACAGTCAACGCACGAACATGGATGCAAGTAATGTGCTTGCCTTCCAGAACATGTACTTCTGGAAGTCTTTCTACAGCAAGTCTGTTTCCTTTTCACAAAAACTTCATGCAAAGAACAGCTTCATTTGCAtgttataataataataaattaaataaaataagccAGCCATACAGGCTAGATAAATATTAGGTTTAGGCATGTTGCTATACTATTTAGAGAGCCACAGAGACCAACACACAGCACTctcacatacacacacacaagccTTTCCACTAGTTAGAAAGGATTTTTCTCCTGCAAAAGAGGATTTGTAGAAAGAACAATGTTCAGACAAGAGGAAAGGGGAGTTAAAACCCAGCCTCCTATATGCTAATAAATAAATTGCTCTATTGCAAGATTCAGATCAAAGgtttaaaaaggcaaaattatgCTACTATTAGAGAATATCAAAATATTACTGTTATCATCACAAGTGGCATATATGCAAAATGCAGTTGCACAATAATGCCTAGGCAGGTAGAGAGCAACACTAAGTCTGCCGACTAAAAGTGAACAATACACCcatttttagtttctttctAGTCTTTTGGCATCTTTGCATATGGTGCAAAAGCAGAAGCTACCAAAGAATACCACATCTTGTAtagaatattaaataattttttcagatAAGACTGGTGCAATGTTAGCTAATTTTTAAATCTGCTATGAGTAACATAGTCACACCTAGTTAGTATCCAAGGAATTTATCTCTTAACACAGAATGCAAGGTTATGATGCAACAGCATGAACAATCCCTGGTTGTCCAGTTTTCAGTACAAAGGTAGTGCATAGATCCAGGTTTCTGTTTCAGTTTGCTGAACGGAGAAGGTGCTCCCATGTCACTTTTGTTGGGCAGCTTGGAAGGCTTTCAGTTCCAGCTGGTACCACTCTGGTGCTTCAGGCCCATTCTGCCCCACAGGGTTGTGATCATACCCATAAGCCACTGTCAATtcctcatccttctccacagccctGATGGTACGGATACACTTGATGGGCCCAAAACGAGGATGAACAAACCTAGGAAGAAAACATCTTTGCTAGGCTCAGCTATCAATTTTCATTAGCTATCAACTCTGCCAGCCCCTCTTACAGTTCCAGAATTTACTCATTTCAGAGCAATACTGCATAATCTGATATTGAATTAGCAGTCTTGAGTCAATCtcataaatatttaagaatatgaggaaaaaaattgatttatcAAAGCATTGGTAGTTCAGCAAATACACTGCAGTTCTAGCCAAGCTAGGATTTAGAGAACTGTGATGATGCATTTTACAATCAAGAAGCCACTCAAAGATCATGACAAAACTAACAAGTTGCACACTTCAAGATACTCCATGGTAAATTCCCAAAGACATCAAGCACCCATAATGCTAGCCCATTTCCAACTCAGCTTAGGTGAGCAGAAGTTCATTCAGTGCCTCAACTCTTTACTCCCAGCCCACCACTGGTCCTCTTccagctgcccagggaccccctgtgagcccagccagccaggctgcagcctcTACCCTGAAACAAAGGGCTGTACTTACAGCTCATAGGTGCAGTTAGGAGTGAAGGAATGGTTGGCCTTATGCCCCAGTGAGGCACAGTACTTGGCAGCGTGGTTGTAGGGCTCTGGCACGTCTATGACCGTTTCATCATCCAGGGATATTGTATTTCCATTGAGGGCCCAGTCTCTGCTGTCTACCTAGTTTGCAAGGCAAAAATCCAATGTCTGTGTGTAGGAGGGGTCAACTTTGTCAGCAGTTTGAAAGCCAGCATTcaaaatatatgcaaataaagCTTTTCATGGGTGTACGCCGTTAAAAAGAACAACCCACACTTTTTAAATCTATACATAGGTGAGCATCCACTTTCTTTCAATTAAACTCCATCATGTTAAATCAAGGGTGGGGAGGTAGTGGGTGTTAGATCCTACTATGAAAAGTTCAGGAGGAGCAATGAAAATTCagactgacttttttttttctttacctccTGGTGTGTAATTCGCACTCCGTTATAGAAGGACATCACTGTACTGGCTTCTGCTGCTATTTTTGAAAACAATCCTTCTCCAGCACTGGAAATGAGAGAGACATCCACATACACCCTACAAGAGGAACAGGGCATGGAATCAGTGACTGGCTGCAGTTTTAATTTTCAAGAAGTACAACACTACTGGGATAAAGCCTAATACTTCAGTATAACAATAaagtaataataacaacagcaaaaccgaattattattattattattattattgttgttgttgttgttgttattattattaaaaaccTCTTTATGGaactcctttccttcctctcttccaTATGTTCTCTCTATTTTGTCAAAACTGAGGTTTGGTGGAAAGTTTGGGCTGACTTggaaaatttgtattttttttaaagtgccaATCAACTATAACTCCACAATGATGGCTTCAATTCAGGAATGTCCTCAATAACATATCAGAACCCCAGAAGTCTCCACCAAGCTGGGGTTGCTGGTATACACATGCACTGAGAAGCAAGAGCTCTCAAGGAGATGCCCCACATCTTCAAGTACTCAATGCAAATTAAAGCAAGCATTTTACTAATCACTTATTTAGATATTAGATAACTGCAGGCTCTTATTTAGAAAGTGCCTACAGTTAGGAAGCCACACAGAGCTTCCATTTTACAAACCTTTACATATCCTTTTAAGTTTTAGATCAGAAAAGGCTTGTAAAATTAGGCCCTAAATAGGTAACAGTAAAGAAAtatggagagaagaaaaaaaaattacctctcTGATTCATAAGGATCAGGAAGAAGGGCATTTGTAGAAATGCAGGATGAAGTAGATTTGTCAAAACTGTATACTGggcctaaaaaaaaatcagacataAATGAAGGAAATAAACTAACTGGCAGTACTGACAGTATGCAATCCTTAACTTAATCAAGACattcaaaaattaaattctaatGGTTGCAAAAAATGTTACACTTCCAAGAAAAGGTGTTAAACAGAACTGCACCTGTCAAAAGTCTTGAGATACTGCTTCTTGATTATTTTCCCCCCTCAACAATCTAGAGTAATAGTGCTAACACAAAAAGATGATACATATGTTCTTCAAATTACCAACTTGCAGAGGAGGACTGGATACTCTTTCAAAACTGACCCTCCTAGTGTCtctaaatacaatttaaaagtAACACAAAACTGAAAAGGTAATATTCAAcagatcatttaaaaaaataataaaaaaaaacttgattatttccaatatgaaatattttctagtCCAGATCCTAAAGAGACTTCAGCCAGAAAATAACATTTAGTAATCAGAAAGCACTCTTGCTACAGTCCTTTATTTTTTGTCATTAATAAGCAACTTAGAGGTACAGATCTAATTATATTCTTACATCCTTGTCCCAAATGGGAGGACTATCTTTGACACAGATTAAGAAGAAGGTAGAAataatatgggaaaaaaacccacagaactGAATACTACAAAGTTTGATATAAGGCCTTTGCCCCTGGAATCCAGGATCTGTTCTGGACAAAGGCAGCTTCCCCTTGAGTGTAACTTCATCCTGTTTACAAAGCACAACCATACTCTCCAACAAAGTTAAGTTTTAAGTTAAATTTTGACTTGCTATCATAACaaagataaaagagaaaaactctCATGTATTTGCTTGTCAATACCTTTTCACTGAGCTTTACGTGCCTATTTCCTATCAAGTGAGACAAATTTTTGCTGGCAGAGCAATAAATGCATTAGCAGTCCCTGCTTGTTACTGCAGCTTAACCCACACTCCTCCAAAACATCACAGACACCTCAGAACAACAAACCCACTCCAGAACTATAGGTTCAAGCCACTAGGTAGAGAAGGCTCCACCCTATGCCTGTGCACTTCACAGCCACTTTCTGTCAGCAGGACCAGACACAGTAGGGTGCTGGTGAATCAGACTATTACACAACGACTGAATCTGGCTCACTAATTCCAATCTCAGCCCAGCAATGCAGATGCCAGAACATTCACATTGCAAACACTGACTTGCACAAACCCAGCTGACAGAGCTACAACCAAATCAGGGCCTCGCTCTCCTCTTGCAGTTACTTCACTGCAAGAAATACTGGAGCGGAGGAGGTAGATGTACCTCCTCATCAGGGTGAATGGAACAGGTTTTCCATCTGGTACAGAGAGTAGCGGGATATGTGACAAACAGAACTGTGCCCATGAGCACAGGAGTGAGAGAAGGGCTGTGAAATGCACTTGGACAGGACCACAGAGGGGGCACTTCCCATCTAGTTCCAGGACAAAGACCATCTTCCTCTCTGCCCAACTATGTGACTTGGACAAAGGGCCCCTCACTAACAGCCTGCGTCATCACAGCCAGTCTCCAGTGAGGAACATCACAGGAACCAAGCTGTCTGCAGCAAAAGGCTGGTAGCAGGAATACAAGTTTGTGTTAGCTGAACTTACTGCCTGGAACTACTTCAAATTGAGGTTTTCCATCCTCAACAGCTGTCAGAGTTGCCAATTTTGCTTCTATCATTTCTCCGTCTATGAACCTTCCAGAATATGCAGTCTTTCCATCAGGATACACATAGGCTATTTTCTCTCCAGTCATCTCCCCATCTTCATTCACTTCTCCCACAAGGCTGCCTCCATCCTGAGAGCACAggcaagaaagaaaaggcaaagcatTTAATTATACTTTACTATCCTTGATGCCTAagttttttagctttttatatttttcatgtatttctaGTTCTGCAGATTGCAAATGTGTGGCTGTAGCTTCTATTACTTTTCCTATTATGTTCCCCTACATTAATGAACAATATGCTAACCTTCTAAACACTTTCCTAAAGTATTATTTAGTCTTACTCCAAGAAGAGTACCAACTACAACAACGTTCTGTTTTCCAACCA
Coding sequences within:
- the SETD7 gene encoding histone-lysine N-methyltransferase SETD7, giving the protein MDSDEETLEEIVEGHLDDDGLPHGFCTVTYSSTDRFEGNFVHGEKNGRGKFFFFDGSTLEGYYVDDALQGQGIYTYEDGVVLHGTYVDGELNGPAQEYDSDGRLIFKGQYKDNIRHGICWIYYADGGSLVGEVNEDGEMTGEKIAYVYPDGKTAYSGRFIDGEMIEAKLATLTAVEDGKPQFEVVPGSPVYSFDKSTSSCISTNALLPDPYESERVYVDVSLISSAGEGLFSKIAAEASTVMSFYNGVRITHQEVDSRDWALNGNTISLDDETVIDVPEPYNHAAKYCASLGHKANHSFTPNCTYELFVHPRFGPIKCIRTIRAVEKDEELTVAYGYDHNPVGQNGPEAPEWYQLELKAFQAAQQK